A genomic segment from Leptolyngbya boryana PCC 6306 encodes:
- a CDS encoding zinc ribbon domain-containing protein, whose amino-acid sequence MEFCKVWQFMMYAADLGNGQRLTIENVGTQTVLTWTSQSSGQQQSQQMSLSLGAWSSMPKLFKSHSSFILQIESQRTSYIRLQANGISLLSEVPLMLGSEEVLLQRVTTPSSPKMPEMKPLEPLRMGNMTMRMEPMEMSMGNMNLRFETETSSSANASTAHFCSQCGTKVQENDRFCAHCGTRLKS is encoded by the coding sequence ATGGAATTCTGCAAAGTTTGGCAATTCATGATGTACGCAGCAGATTTGGGAAACGGACAACGGTTAACGATCGAGAATGTTGGAACACAGACTGTGCTGACTTGGACAAGCCAGAGTTCTGGTCAGCAACAAAGCCAGCAAATGAGCCTCTCGCTTGGCGCTTGGTCAAGTATGCCGAAGTTGTTTAAATCACATTCCAGCTTTATTTTGCAGATCGAATCTCAACGCACGTCTTACATTCGATTGCAGGCAAACGGAATTAGTCTGTTGAGCGAAGTGCCGCTGATGCTTGGTTCTGAAGAGGTTTTGTTGCAGCGTGTCACGACTCCTAGTAGTCCCAAAATGCCAGAAATGAAGCCATTAGAACCCCTGCGGATGGGCAATATGACCATGCGAATGGAACCGATGGAGATGAGCATGGGCAATATGAATCTCCGATTCGAGACTGAGACATCTTCATCTGCCAATGCTTCAACGGCTCACTTCTGTTCGCAATGTGGAACGAAAGTGCAAGAGAACGATCGTTTTTGTGCGCACTGTGGAACAAGGCTAAAAAGTTAG
- a CDS encoding helix-turn-helix domain-containing protein, with the protein MSAQKEQLKAIATRLSQERQKKSMSLEEIAAKTYIPQRLLIALEDANLDRLPEPVFIQGFIRRFADAIGLDGIALSKEFTVDLSPLPAPATASLISNTIEPQTPKPTALKSSIPKAPEPALPKASEPAVPKAPEPSIPRAAEPPQVVHSEAPTPLPTPKASEPAAIRDPQPAQKLEPTAVRDSVPTPPRISTSEPPARLPLIALAAAIGLGVIGVLASTFVNRQPERSNPSAATSPTVQPSQAPTPGSSAPVASTPSSPTPASPSPGAVNVKMNITEESWVEVLVDGTSVYEGTLTKGTQRTWSGKSVEINTGNAGGVSLSYNNGEAKVMGAAGDLGSATFPPTP; encoded by the coding sequence ATGTCGGCACAAAAAGAACAACTTAAAGCGATCGCAACGCGGCTCAGTCAGGAGCGTCAGAAAAAATCGATGTCGCTCGAAGAAATTGCCGCGAAAACCTACATTCCGCAACGATTACTGATTGCGCTCGAAGATGCAAATCTCGATCGGCTTCCCGAGCCTGTATTCATTCAAGGCTTCATTCGGCGTTTTGCGGATGCGATTGGGCTTGACGGCATCGCACTGTCGAAAGAGTTCACTGTTGATCTTTCCCCCCTGCCTGCTCCAGCGACGGCTTCTTTGATCTCGAATACGATCGAGCCTCAAACCCCGAAGCCAACTGCTCTCAAATCTTCTATCCCCAAAGCGCCTGAGCCTGCTCTCCCTAAAGCATCTGAGCCTGCTGTTCCCAAAGCACCTGAACCTTCCATCCCCAGGGCTGCTGAGCCTCCTCAGGTCGTGCATAGCGAAGCTCCGACTCCACTTCCCACACCCAAAGCTTCTGAACCTGCTGCCATTCGTGATCCTCAGCCTGCTCAAAAACTCGAGCCTACTGCCGTCCGCGACTCCGTTCCTACGCCTCCTCGCATCAGCACCAGTGAGCCACCTGCTCGTCTGCCACTGATTGCTTTAGCGGCTGCAATCGGATTAGGCGTAATCGGCGTTCTCGCTTCAACGTTTGTCAATCGTCAGCCAGAGCGATCGAATCCTAGTGCTGCAACTTCTCCGACTGTACAACCCTCTCAAGCGCCTACACCCGGCAGTTCTGCTCCAGTCGCTTCTACCCCAAGTAGCCCGACTCCTGCTTCACCGTCTCCAGGGGCTGTCAATGTCAAAATGAATATCACTGAGGAAAGCTGGGTAGAAGTCCTCGTTGATGGAACTTCTGTTTACGAAGGCACACTGACAAAAGGAACCCAGAGAACTTGGAGTGGTAAATCTGTCGAGATCAATACGGGAAACGCGGGAGGAGTTTCGCTGTCGTACAACAATGGCGAAGCCAAAGTCATGGGTGCGGCGGGTGATTTAGGGTCTGCAACTTTTCCGCCCACGCCTTGA
- a CDS encoding SAM-dependent methyltransferase, which yields MLRRPDIAFIPTPEAAIETLLEVLQVNDSDVIYDLGCGDGRILISAALQFGARGVGIDLDPLRVKEAQAKADELGIRDRVKFQEADLFTSRFEDASIVVLYLLPHLNLRLRPALFEQLKPGTRIVSIDFDMGDWLPEKVIKLDIEEESTLYFWTIPA from the coding sequence ATGCTGCGCCGCCCTGATATTGCGTTTATTCCCACCCCTGAAGCCGCGATCGAAACTTTGCTCGAAGTTTTACAAGTCAATGATTCTGATGTAATTTACGATCTCGGATGTGGCGATGGACGAATTTTGATCAGTGCCGCATTACAGTTTGGGGCGCGGGGCGTTGGGATCGACCTTGATCCCCTTCGAGTCAAAGAAGCTCAAGCGAAAGCAGATGAGTTAGGAATTCGCGATCGCGTTAAGTTTCAAGAAGCGGATTTGTTTACAAGTCGATTTGAAGATGCTTCGATCGTCGTGCTATATCTTCTGCCACATCTGAATTTGAGGCTTCGACCTGCTTTGTTTGAGCAGCTTAAACCGGGAACGCGGATTGTCTCGATCGATTTTGATATGGGGGATTGGTTACCTGAAAAAGTGATTAAACTCGATATCGAAGAAGAATCGACCTTGTACTTCTGGACAATTCCAGCCTAA
- a CDS encoding homoserine kinase, translating to MTVVSLPVLYSTIDPSAIVSRVLSCYDIGTVRSCEFWCRGLSDVYLVETDQASYVLRVSHWGWRSQADIDFELALLDFLQKKGISVAYPLPTTSGKLSIVIKAPEGDRYAALFIYAPGAIPLGDLSVRQATKLGETIAKMHQAGEAFECKFDRKPLTLKYLLDESWDAIAPFLQSSDRDYLKTAILQIKSELQTFPRSAPYWGICWGDPHSGNAHFTETDQPTLFDFDQCGLGWRAFDLGKFRQIALNTGISRRVREAFLAGYQSVTPLEAFELKAISAFTQTAHIWVWSISLTYALRHNYSRLDDSFFRKRAEQLRRLRSPDWQMF from the coding sequence TTCTACGATCGATCCAAGCGCGATCGTGTCTAGGGTGCTGTCGTGCTATGACATTGGAACGGTCAGATCGTGCGAATTTTGGTGCCGTGGTTTAAGTGATGTCTATTTGGTTGAAACCGATCAAGCATCGTATGTGCTGAGAGTTTCCCATTGGGGTTGGCGATCGCAAGCAGATATCGATTTTGAACTAGCGTTGCTCGATTTTCTGCAAAAGAAAGGGATTTCAGTTGCTTATCCCTTGCCTACAACCTCTGGCAAATTGTCAATTGTGATCAAAGCCCCGGAGGGAGATCGCTATGCGGCTTTGTTTATCTATGCGCCTGGTGCAATTCCGCTTGGGGATTTGAGCGTTCGGCAGGCGACGAAATTAGGAGAAACGATCGCAAAAATGCACCAAGCTGGAGAAGCATTTGAATGTAAGTTCGATCGCAAGCCTTTGACGCTGAAGTATTTGCTCGATGAATCCTGGGATGCGATCGCTCCGTTTTTGCAAAGTAGTGATCGGGATTATCTCAAAACTGCAATTTTGCAAATCAAATCAGAGTTGCAGACATTTCCGCGATCGGCTCCTTATTGGGGGATTTGTTGGGGCGATCCGCACAGTGGTAATGCTCATTTTACAGAGACTGATCAACCCACTCTATTTGATTTTGATCAATGTGGATTGGGTTGGCGAGCGTTTGATTTGGGTAAGTTTCGGCAGATTGCGCTCAATACAGGCATTAGCCGTCGAGTTCGAGAGGCATTTTTAGCGGGATATCAATCCGTCACTCCGCTGGAAGCTTTTGAACTGAAAGCAATTTCTGCTTTTACTCAAACGGCTCATATTTGGGTTTGGTCAATTAGTCTAACCTATGCCCTGCGCCACAATTACAGCCGTTTGGACGATTCATTTTTCCGCAAACGAGCCGAGCAGTTGCGCCGGCTTCGATCTCCAGATTGGCAGATGTTTTAA